The proteins below come from a single Mucilaginibacter mali genomic window:
- a CDS encoding FkbM family methyltransferase: MGLRRRIKEWKKKKRGKETVQLQVGNYKLFANGLHPIQDYLTVFKYYSRNLPRIAKYIEVKYPNYAIVDVGANIGDTIALLRSVDVNQQVYLIEGEPSYFQLLQRNLVQFTKAKSIETFLGEENTVQEGAIESNEGTARVNPNAGKQITIKKLDDVAVENNFDTVKLLKVDTDGFDFKILRGAFDLIRKDKPVLFFEYDAVYLKEQNEHGTQTLTDLHGLGYSKAIYYDNYGKMLISTTLDNQQQLEQLHTYMGNRDAAFPYYDVCLFHADDDALADEVIAKEMAFYKPQ, encoded by the coding sequence ATGGGTTTACGCCGCCGTATTAAAGAGTGGAAAAAGAAAAAAAGAGGTAAAGAGACCGTTCAATTGCAGGTTGGCAATTATAAACTGTTTGCCAATGGCCTGCACCCGATACAGGATTATCTTACAGTCTTTAAATATTATTCGCGCAACCTGCCCCGCATAGCCAAGTACATCGAAGTAAAATACCCTAACTATGCCATTGTAGACGTAGGCGCTAATATTGGCGATACCATCGCCCTGTTGCGTAGCGTGGATGTTAACCAGCAGGTGTATTTAATTGAGGGCGAACCATCCTACTTTCAACTGCTGCAACGTAACCTGGTCCAGTTTACCAAAGCCAAAAGCATCGAAACATTTTTAGGTGAAGAAAATACCGTGCAGGAAGGCGCCATCGAATCGAACGAAGGCACAGCCCGTGTAAACCCTAATGCCGGTAAGCAGATCACTATTAAAAAGCTGGATGATGTGGCTGTTGAAAATAACTTCGATACCGTTAAATTATTAAAGGTAGATACCGATGGTTTCGACTTTAAGATCCTGCGTGGCGCGTTCGATCTGATCCGTAAGGATAAACCGGTCTTGTTTTTTGAGTATGATGCCGTTTACCTGAAAGAGCAGAATGAGCACGGTACCCAAACACTAACCGATCTGCACGGATTGGGTTACAGCAAGGCTATTTATTACGATAACTACGGCAAAATGCTCATCAGCACCACGTTGGATAACCAGCAGCAGTTAGAGCAATTGCATACCTATATGGGCAACCGCGACGCGGCTTTCCCTTATTACGATGTATGCCTGTTCCATGCTGATGATGACGCGCTGGCTGATG
- a CDS encoding porin family protein, translating into MKKLTFLAIALLVAGSVSAQRRYPSPRRYPAANQNRVQRGDDFYKVKFGIVGGVNISNLVNVNNSNYNTDTKVGMNIGGSLDIPIVKPLAFEGEVLFSQKGYTAKTIDGDFAQRSNFIDVPLLAKLQLAPGFNFVVGPQISFLTSTTNTYRSGFVTTKEEVYNRDADGYNKSVLGGVIGLGIDLNPNVELRGRYTLDLQNNDNNGTYAPQYRNQVWQIGLGFKFF; encoded by the coding sequence ATGAAAAAATTAACCTTTTTAGCTATAGCCCTGCTGGTAGCAGGTTCAGTAAGCGCGCAGCGCCGTTACCCCTCGCCACGCAGGTATCCGGCCGCTAATCAAAATCGTGTGCAACGCGGTGATGACTTTTATAAAGTGAAATTCGGCATTGTCGGCGGTGTAAACATCTCTAACCTGGTGAATGTTAACAACTCTAATTATAATACTGATACCAAGGTAGGTATGAACATCGGCGGTAGCCTGGACATACCTATCGTTAAACCATTGGCATTCGAGGGTGAAGTTCTGTTCTCGCAGAAAGGCTACACTGCTAAAACAATTGATGGCGATTTTGCACAGCGCAGCAACTTTATTGATGTGCCTTTGCTGGCCAAACTGCAACTGGCCCCGGGCTTTAACTTTGTAGTAGGTCCGCAGATCTCGTTTTTAACATCTACCACAAACACCTACCGCTCTGGCTTTGTGACCACCAAAGAAGAGGTTTACAATCGCGATGCGGATGGTTACAACAAAAGCGTACTGGGCGGCGTGATCGGTTTAGGTATCGACCTGAACCCGAACGTTGAATTGCGCGGCCGCTACACCCTCGATCTGCAAAATAACGACAACAACGGCACCTACGCGCCGCAATATCGTAACCAGGTATGGCAGATAGGGCTGGGCTTTAAGTTCTTTTAA
- a CDS encoding glycoside hydrolase family 3 protein gives MNKLLLGCLFFILIAFDASAQRQDYISTIDQQNHWVDSVFNKLSRRRKIQQLLFVRAHTNLGLKYEDSVAKVIKKEQLGGVVFFQGGPVRQADLTNRYQKLVKIPMIITMDGEWGLGMRLDSTISYPYQMALGAIQDNNLIYKMGQYVAYDFKRMGMQMNLAPDMDVNNNPNNPVINYRSFGDNKYNVAQKGIAYVQGMQNGGILTTAKHFPGHGDTDVDSHFDLPQLTFNTTRLDSLEEYPFREAIKAGISGVMVAHMNIPALDSTKNLPSTLSRPIITGVLKDQLGFKGLIVSDAMGMKGVVKFFPNGQADVRAFIAGNDVLELSENSRRAMKMIKKAIRKGEIDEKELDARVKKILAAKYWVGLNQYQPVNTANLVADLNRPDALALQQELADKAVTLLKGDTIIQKLDPGKRTAIVSIGATAPTVYQQELAKTFTNSKMYFVSKDAQAPDMNSILQDLKGYDQVIIGIHDNRLRPASKLDFSNNVKLMIADLAAYPNTVISVFANPYTIAGLPGIEKSGALLACYQKEAPMQKAAVRIITKQIKAAGRLSVSVNTYFPNGAGIVAGVNP, from the coding sequence ATGAATAAATTATTATTAGGCTGCTTATTTTTTATACTGATCGCATTTGATGCTTCAGCGCAAAGGCAGGATTATATTTCTACTATCGACCAGCAAAATCACTGGGTCGATTCGGTGTTTAACAAACTAAGCCGCAGGCGGAAGATACAGCAGTTGCTTTTTGTACGCGCGCATACCAATTTGGGGCTGAAGTACGAGGATTCGGTAGCCAAGGTCATAAAAAAAGAACAGTTGGGCGGCGTGGTATTCTTCCAGGGTGGCCCGGTGCGCCAGGCCGATCTGACCAACCGTTACCAAAAGCTGGTGAAGATACCGATGATCATCACCATGGATGGCGAGTGGGGCCTGGGTATGCGTTTGGATAGCACCATCTCCTATCCTTATCAAATGGCATTGGGCGCTATACAGGATAACAACCTGATCTATAAAATGGGCCAGTACGTAGCTTACGATTTTAAGCGCATGGGCATGCAGATGAACCTGGCACCCGATATGGATGTGAACAATAACCCCAACAACCCGGTCATCAATTACCGCTCGTTCGGCGATAATAAATACAACGTGGCGCAAAAGGGTATCGCTTACGTGCAGGGCATGCAAAACGGTGGCATCCTCACTACGGCCAAACACTTCCCCGGTCATGGCGATACGGATGTGGATTCGCACTTCGATCTGCCGCAGTTAACCTTTAATACTACCAGGTTAGATTCGCTTGAGGAATACCCCTTCCGCGAGGCTATTAAGGCCGGCATCAGCGGGGTGATGGTAGCTCATATGAATATCCCGGCTTTGGATAGCACCAAGAATTTACCCTCTACCCTCTCGCGCCCTATCATTACCGGCGTGTTAAAAGATCAGTTAGGCTTTAAAGGGTTGATCGTATCCGATGCCATGGGCATGAAGGGGGTAGTGAAGTTTTTCCCCAACGGCCAGGCCGATGTTCGCGCCTTTATTGCCGGTAATGATGTGTTGGAACTGTCCGAAAACTCCAGGCGCGCCATGAAGATGATCAAAAAAGCCATCCGCAAGGGCGAGATAGACGAAAAGGAACTGGACGCGCGGGTGAAGAAGATCTTAGCCGCCAAATACTGGGTGGGCTTAAACCAATACCAGCCGGTTAACACCGCCAACCTGGTAGCCGATCTTAATCGCCCCGATGCCCTGGCCCTGCAACAGGAACTGGCCGATAAAGCTGTTACGCTGCTTAAAGGCGATACCATCATCCAAAAGCTTGACCCAGGCAAACGTACAGCGATAGTAAGCATCGGTGCAACTGCCCCTACCGTCTACCAACAGGAACTGGCCAAAACCTTTACCAACAGCAAAATGTACTTTGTAAGCAAGGATGCCCAGGCACCTGATATGAACAGCATCTTGCAAGATTTGAAAGGCTACGATCAGGTCATCATCGGTATACATGATAACCGCCTGCGCCCGGCAAGTAAGCTTGATTTCAGCAATAACGTGAAGCTAATGATAGCCGATCTGGCCGCGTATCCGAACACCGTTATCAGTGTATTTGCTAACCCATATACCATTGCCGGTTTACCGGGGATAGAGAAAAGCGGTGCCTTGTTAGCCTGCTACCAAAAAGAAGCACCAATGCAAAAGGCGGCTGTTAGGATCATCACCAAACAGATCAAAGCTGCCGGCCGGTTATCGGTTAGTGTGAATACTTATTTCCCGAATGGGGCGGGGATAGTGGCGGGTGTAAATCCATAA
- a CDS encoding acyltransferase family protein: MQNLVNDNPHKRNYTFIDDIRCLAMMSIVADHSFGMGDYIFKSYGAGFWAYAVNIQVAKFGTITFFLMAGFLLGDKFAEYTPGQYLGRRFKSTFKPWIIWSLVFLVAIMVKNAIMSLRIYHDPYNFGTDLLHTLKVVYLDSNYWFIINFLICIGILLMFKRQLYSWKLGAVLLACTLFYSVNIYFEWIYPIHTTAIFGFVFFLWLGAQLHKHWEALEREIRSTPYLIFVLLYLLTLTLALAESRYLFDRTSQDPFNTLRVTNILYSLASFALLVKIGNFNLTGYFKPRETTYGIYLIHYIMVFNLLPEILIHLNLENPGDMPALSLAVYQYSRFLVVYLVTLFLVKGINRTRFRWIIGNNTAIAKK; this comes from the coding sequence ATGCAGAATTTAGTAAACGATAATCCCCACAAGCGCAATTATACCTTTATCGACGACATCCGTTGTTTAGCAATGATGAGCATTGTGGCCGATCACAGCTTCGGCATGGGCGATTATATTTTTAAATCGTATGGCGCCGGCTTTTGGGCTTATGCGGTTAATATCCAGGTAGCTAAATTCGGTACCATTACCTTCTTTCTGATGGCGGGATTTTTACTTGGCGATAAGTTTGCCGAGTATACACCCGGGCAATACCTTGGGCGCCGGTTTAAAAGCACGTTTAAACCCTGGATCATCTGGTCGTTGGTGTTTTTGGTGGCCATTATGGTCAAAAACGCGATAATGAGCCTGCGCATCTACCATGATCCGTATAACTTCGGGACCGATCTGCTGCATACGCTTAAGGTAGTTTACCTCGATTCCAATTATTGGTTCATTATCAATTTCCTCATTTGTATCGGTATATTGCTGATGTTTAAACGGCAGCTATACTCGTGGAAATTGGGCGCGGTTCTGCTGGCCTGTACCCTGTTTTACAGCGTGAATATTTATTTTGAATGGATCTATCCCATCCATACCACGGCCATATTCGGCTTTGTATTCTTCCTGTGGCTGGGCGCGCAATTGCATAAGCATTGGGAGGCGCTTGAACGTGAAATAAGGAGCACGCCTTATCTCATCTTTGTGTTACTGTACCTGCTTACCCTAACGCTGGCCCTTGCCGAAAGCCGTTACCTGTTCGATCGTACCAGCCAGGATCCGTTTAATACGCTGCGTGTTACCAATATTTTGTATTCGCTGGCCTCGTTTGCCTTGTTGGTGAAGATCGGGAATTTTAACCTGACCGGATATTTTAAACCACGTGAAACTACCTACGGCATCTACCTTATCCATTACATTATGGTGTTTAACCTGCTGCCCGAAATACTGATCCACCTTAACCTGGAGAATCCCGGCGATATGCCGGCCTTATCTTTGGCGGTATACCAGTATTCAAGGTTTTTGGTTGTATATTTAGTCACTTTGTTTTTGGTGAAGGGGATAAACCGCACTAGGTTTAGATGGATAATAGGTAATAACACTGCTATAGCTAAAAAATAA
- a CDS encoding L,D-transpeptidase family protein produces the protein MKVFILFFMLAATIGLCAWYKMQPRVIPGVTDLDTGIKWNDSLWHHLPANLDTTIIVHDANGTPLKFNQYIKPVFNKEACIYQDKGVWRLQQKTEGARDTLKKDVLAVDRAGRWSIFLPDTVKSWQVKLDQIAHTLNQADRILVLKSERKMILLRKGVSMLTLPINLGFQPVGKKQFDKDGKTPEGIYDVDLKYTRDDAYYKSMLISYPNPDEKQYAKQKGLSAGNGIMVHGTKPDKVNAKDWTAGCIALQNKDMDTLFDRVAQGTVIEIRK, from the coding sequence ATGAAGGTATTCATCCTGTTTTTCATGTTAGCCGCTACTATCGGCCTGTGCGCATGGTACAAAATGCAGCCCCGTGTCATCCCCGGTGTAACCGATTTGGATACGGGTATAAAATGGAACGATAGCTTGTGGCATCACCTGCCTGCCAATTTGGATACCACCATCATTGTGCACGATGCCAACGGTACACCGCTGAAATTTAACCAGTATATTAAACCGGTATTTAATAAGGAGGCATGCATTTACCAGGACAAGGGTGTTTGGCGCCTGCAGCAGAAAACCGAAGGCGCGCGCGATACCCTGAAGAAGGATGTGCTGGCTGTAGACCGGGCAGGACGCTGGAGCATCTTTTTGCCCGATACCGTTAAAAGCTGGCAGGTGAAGCTTGATCAAATAGCCCATACCCTTAACCAGGCCGACAGGATATTGGTCCTGAAGAGCGAGCGTAAAATGATATTGCTGCGCAAAGGCGTCAGCATGTTAACACTCCCCATCAACCTGGGCTTTCAGCCGGTTGGCAAAAAGCAGTTTGATAAGGACGGCAAAACCCCCGAGGGTATTTACGATGTAGATTTGAAATATACCCGCGATGATGCCTACTATAAAAGTATGCTTATATCGTACCCCAACCCCGACGAAAAGCAATACGCTAAGCAAAAGGGTCTCAGCGCCGGCAATGGCATTATGGTACACGGTACCAAACCCGATAAGGTGAACGCTAAAGACTGGACCGCCGGCTGCATCGCCCTGCAAAATAAGGATATGGATACGCTGTTTGATAGGGTGGCGCAGGGGACGGTTATTGAGATCAGGAAGTGA